The DNA segment GTCCGCTACGTGAAGAGCCCAGAGGAGATCGATGCTCTCAATAAGTCGATGGAAATTATCGAGCTGGCTTACGAAGCCGAGGCGGAGGCGGCCCGGCCCGGCGTCAAGGACTGGGACGTCTGGGCCGCGACGATGTACGCCCTCATGCTGAACGGCTCGGAGTTTCCCGTGCATTACAACTGGGTCTCGGGAAAAAATCCGCCGCGCACGCTCACCCGCCCGAGCCTCCGCGTCCTCGAGCGCGGCGACATCATCATGAACGAGCTGGAGGCCTCGTGGATCGGCTACCGGGCCCAGGGGGTGCAGCCGGTTTTCGTCGCCGAAGTCGACCCGGTGTATCGAGAGCTCATCAAGGTGCAGCGCGTAGTCTTCAATCGCGTGTGCGCCGGCATGAGGCCGGGAACCACCGCCGGGGAGCTGGGGGAGATCACGAGGAGAGCCGGCGAGGAAGCGGCGCCGAACAGCGGCCTCGCGGCGGGCGCCACGGCGGCGCTGACGATGCACGGCCGCGGCGCGGGAGACGACGGCCCGATCGTCATCCACAGCACCAGCAGTCCGCGTCAGCTCGGCGTCCGGCTGCTCGAGAACATGGTCTTTATCTGCAAGCCTTCCGTGACTACCACCGATGGGACGTATCGATTAACGTGGGGCGACACCGTAGTCGTCACCGAGAGCGGCGCCCGCCGGTTGGGAAAGAGACAGCACGATATCGTTATCGCCTAAAGCTGTGAACAGTACGCTCTCGGCGGAAACTGGCCAATTTGATTATAGAAAATTCTTGCCCTTTGTTTCTAGCGTAGATACTATAGTCACGTGACTCGAAATCTAGCTCTGAGTTCAGCCTCCGAACCTTCAGTTCAAAAAGAGCAGACTTGGCACCATCCGGGTGGAAAACTTGTCGAACTGGGACCGCATACGCTTAAGCAGGATGAGTTGCTCGCAATTGTAATTGGATCAGGAGTCGCTGGTCGGTCTGCACTTGTCATCGCGAACTCTGTTCTCGATGAGTACGTGGGATTGTATGGCATCCACAGAACAGCAACGATAGACGACCTTGCTAAAATTGCAGGACTGGGGAGAAAAAAGGCAAGTCGCATCCTTGCGGCCATCGAACTCGGACGCCGACTCCGCAAACGTACCAAATTGCCGCAAGCACCAGCTCAAACTGAAAGCAACTTATTTGCATCCACTCAACCGATGGGGCAATCTGAGATACCGCCTCAGGAAACAACTGACGCTGACCTGCTTGCAGAAATTATCGGCTCGGGAATCCGCGGGCGGTCCCCACGCGTCATCGCTGAAAGCTTGCTCGCCAAGTTTGGTTCATTCCTAGGGCTCTTCGGACAAGACATGGGAAAGTTTCTGAGTATCAAAGGCTTAAATTCAGTCAAAGTCATTCGAATCACCGCTGCTATGGAAATCGCTAAGCGGATTTCTCACGCTATTTCATGACTGCCAGACGACGCGTTACCGGGACTACCGCAGTATGCCTTGCGATAGCTTTCTTATGAAATTCCGATCCAGCGCCTTTCTGCCTCCTTGACCCGGACTTCGCACAAGGGGTAAAAGACAAAGATCATGGCGCCGCAAATGGCAGAGCAAATTAGGTACGAGAAGCCTCCACTGATTGAAGCGGTGTGCGAATTTCGGTTCGTCAAAATCGGCGTTCAGGCCGTCCTCATCCCTGGGCGCTATTACGAGCGGGTACGCACTGAGTATCCAGAAATCGAGGTGAAAAGAGGATTCGGACTACAAGCAGGAGGACCGGAAGTAGAAATGGTAACGGAAGAGCGTACGGTTTTCCGTAATCCAATAGCGAACCGTCTAGTCCAAATTGGGCACGGCATGTTAGCTATCAATCAACTTCGTCCCTATATCGACTACGCAACCTTCCGGCATGAGGTCGAGGCTCGCCTGAACGATTACAAAGCCGTTGCTCAACCAAAGGGGCTCGCAAAATTAGGTCTTCGTTATATTAATCGGTTACCCGTATCGGACGATCAAAATCTGAGCGCTGTACTGGACGTAGGATTTAAAATCCCGGCGGCGGTAAGCACAAATCCCGACCCTTATCTCTTGCGACTGGAGTTTCCATATCACAAAGCCAGAGAGCGCCTGATCCTGATCGTTGCAAAAGCCGCGGAGCATCGTGAGAAGTCAAGCGTGATGTTGGACCTTGATTATGTTCTGACTAAGCCAGAGGAGATCCAGGAAACCGATCCGGTAAAGTGGATGGATACCGCACATGATACCATAGAAAGCGTTTTCCACGCGTGCGTTACCAAGAAAGCCGTAGCCTCATTCAAGCCGATTGGACCACAACGAGGAAGACTGTGATGGCTGTCTTGCCAAGTATCGATTGGAAGCTCGAAGATTACGGGAAGTTGCTGTACTACGACCGGCTTCACCCGCCCGTTTCCGTCAGAGAACCTGTAAAATCTTTTCAGACGGTGACTGGAAGCACCTCTTCATTTGACACGTACACTGCGGAGCTTATTGATCTCTTCGGCTTTGAGGAGACACCACCTCTTCCCGTTACTCGAACAGACTGGGTAATCAAGAGACCTACTGACGAAGAGCTATGGCTAAGTCTGATTGGGATATTTGAGTCTGGTGATCCACACTTCGCGGAACAACACGACCAGATCTACAGCCGCAACCCATGAAGGTGTTCCTGGACACTAGTGGCTTACTGTCCGTCTTCGACCGAAGCGACGAAAATCACTCCGTATGCAGTCAGTTTTGGGAAAAGCTGTTCCGGCAGGGAGGTTACGAGCCTGTCGTCTCAGACTACGTACTGGACGAGCTCACTACCAGGGTTCTAAATCGGGTGTCCCATGCTTCAGCGTTACAAGTCTTGAATAGGCTCTTTCAACTGATTGACAGGGGTCTCATATCTCTTGTGTGGGTCGATAAGCCCTACTTCTTCGAGGCTCGTACGATTTTCGAACGTTATCATGACCAAGAATTCTCCTTCACAGACTGCACCAGCTTCGCGATCTGCCGAGGACAGAGCATTCAGGATGCTTTTGCATTGGACAGCGACTTTACGATCTTTCGCTTGAACATATTTCCGACTCAGGATCAGGGATAACATTTCTACTGCTTTGCCTGGTCCTCGCTTTTTCCGTCTGCTGCTTTCCGTCTTTCTTTTCTCGCTCTGCGCCAAAACCGTTCAAGCGTAACCCTTCAAGCGCTCTTTCAGCCCCGTGCACCTTTGCTCGATGCGGACGTTCTTGATCGCCATCGCCAACGCCCGCTTGCTGCCGACGAGAACGACCAGTTCTTTCCCCCGCGTCACGGCGGTGTAGAGGATGCTGCGGTGGAGCATCGGGAAGTGCGAGGTGTGGAGGGCGATCACGACCGCGGGATATTCGCTCCCCTGGCTCTTGTGGATTGATGTCGCGTAGGCGAGGCTGATCTCGTCGAGATCCTCCAGGTCATAGGAAACGACCCTGCCGTCGAAGTCCACGGCCAGCTCGCCCTCTTCGGCGTCGAGCGTGACGATTTTTCCGAGATCACCGTTGAAGATTCCCTTGTCGTAGTTGTTCCGGAGCTGCATCACCCGGTCGCCGGCGCGAAAATGCATGCCGGCGCGCTCGATACTCTTGCCGTCGGGATTGAGCAGCCGCTGCAGCTCGCGGTTGAGATGGACCGTGCCTAAGAGCCCGCGGTGCATGGGTGTGAGAAGCTGGACGTCCTGTGCGCCGAGCCGGCGCGGGATGCGCTCTTTTACCAATTCCTGAATGACCTCCAGCGCCTCCTCTTCGCGCTCGCGCGGGACGAAAACGAAGTCCCGTTTGCCGCGCTCCGGCTCGAGCATCAACGGCTCGCCGTGAAGAATCCGGTGCGCGTTCTGGACGATCAGGCTCTCGCCGGCCTGGCGGAAGATGCGCCTCAGCACGACGACCGGCACGGCTTTGGAACCGATCAAATCGCGCAGCACGCTGCCCGGGCCGACGGATGGTAATTGATCGACGTCGCCGATTAGAATGAGATGGCTCGCGGGCGAAATCGCCTGCAGCAGGTGATCCATCAGCGGCAGATCCAGCATCGAAGCCTCGTCGATGATAATCACATCCGCGTCGATCGGATTGTCCTCGCCGCGCTGGAATCCGCCCTCGTGCGGATTGAATTCGAGCAGGCGGTGGATCGTTCGCGCCTCTTCGCCGGAAAGCTCCGCCATACGCTTGGCCGCCCTGCCGGTCGGCGCCGCCAGCGCGAAACTGATTTCGGAGCGCTGAAGAATTTTTAGCAGAGCGATCAAGAGCGTCGTCTTTCCCGTCCCCGGCCCGCCGGTGATCACCAATACTTTTTGCTTCAGCGCCTGGGAGATCGCCTCGCGCTGCTCCGGCTCTAACAGCACACTTGAGGAGCCGGCGAGTTGAAGCGTTAAGTCGCCACGACCCTTTAGCGCTTTATTGCTTAAGCCCGTGGGCGTGGCGAGGAGGCGGCGGAGCGCCGCGGCGACACGCCGTTCGGCATCGTAAAGCTCACGCGGATAGACTCTGGTCTCGCCATCGTCGCCGCCTTTTTCCAAAACGAGTTTACCTTCTGCCGCGAGCCTACCGATCGCCGGCTCGACGGCGTCTTCATCGATGCCGAGCAGCGCCGCGGCGTTGGCTTTGAACGGCGTGAGTGGAACGTAGCAGTGGCCGTCGTCGGAAAATTTTCTCGCCACGTGCAGCAGCCCGGCCTGAACCCTGAGTGGAAAGGCGCCGCTGATGCCGAGCGTCGCGGCGATGCGGTCGGCCAGGATAAAGCCGACGCCGTAGACTTCTTCGGCGAGACAGTACGGGTTTTCTTTGACTCTCGCGACGGTCTCGGCGCCGAAGGCGCGGTAGATCCTGAGCGAGAGAGCGCTGCCGACGCCGTGCCCCTGGAGAAAGACCATGACATCCTGCATGCCGCGCTGATCCTGCCAAGCCTGGACGATCTTCCGCGCGCGCATCCGGCCGATACCGGAAACTTCCCGGACGCGCTCTGGCTCCTCCGATAGAACCTTCAACGTGTCGAGACCGAAGGCCGAGACCAGGCGGCGCGCGTAGGTCGGACCGATGCCCTTGATGAGGCCCGATCCCAGATACTTCTCGATTCCTTCGAGCGTCGCGGGCTCGATTTTTTCCCAGCGCTCGGCCTGAAACTGAAGGCCGTAGCGCGGGTGCGTCTTCCAGCTCCCGCTGACCTTGATCTCTTCGCCTTCGCTGACGGGATAAATGCCGCCGACGACCGTAACCTGCTCGACGCCGTCGACTTGCAGGCGCGCGACGGTATATGGCGCCTGGGCGTCCTGGTACGTGATTCGGGTGATCGTTCCTTGCAGCAGCGACCTGTCGCGTAGTGTCTCAGCCACGATTTCCCCCGGTCACATCCTACTTCAAAGCGCCTAAGCGGTGAAAGAGACAATCAGGCAGTATGCAGTAGGCAGCATACCAATATCTCTTGCTGCTTACTGCCATCTGCCGACTGCTTACTGGACTTCCTCCCTTTGTTGAATGGTCCAAAAACGGCTATGATTCTTTCTTTAGTAGAACCTGGATGGGTAAGGGACAGGAGGCGCGGCTATGTTTATCGAGGGTTTTTGGTTTGAGGTCGCTCTGATTTTCTTCCTGATCTTGGGGAATGGCTTTTTCGCCGCCTCCGAGATCGCCATCATCGCCACGCGCAAAACCCGCATCGATACCTTGCTAGAAAAGGGCGCGCGCTCGGCCATCGCCGTGGCCCGGCTGAAGAACGATCCGGACCGTTTTCTCGCCACCGTCCAAATCGGTTGCGTCATCATGGGAACCCTGGCCTCCGCCATCGGCGGAGCGGTCGCCATTGAATTTTTGAAGCCGTCGATCCAGACGCTTCCGTTTACGCTGGCCGAAAAATGGGCGGAATCGATCGCCATTGTTGTGGTGACTCTTCCCATCGCCTATTTTTCCTTGATCCTGGGCGAGCTGGTGCCCAAGTCTCTGGCGCTGCGCCACCCCGAGCGGATCGCATTTCTCGTCGCCCGGCCGATCGATTTTTTTTCCCGCCTGACTTCCTTTTTCGTGCGCATCCTCACCGCCTCGAGCAACGCCGTCCTCCGGATCTTCGGCGGCACGGAAGCCGGCGGCACGGCCTTCATATCCGAAGAGGAGGTGAAGTCGTTGATCCGCGAGGGGGCGGCGAGGGGAATCTTCGACGAGACCGAGAAGCAGTTGATCCACAGCGTGTTTGAATTCGTCGATACGCCCGTCAAAGCGGTCATGATCCCGCGGACTGAGATCCACGCCATCGAGGTCAACGCCACGTCCGAGGAAGTCCTCAAGAGCTTCGTGGAGAGCGGCTTCTCGCGCATTCCGGTCTATGAGGGCGAGCTCGACCGCGTGGTCGGCATCCTCTACTACAAAGACGTCCTGCGCGCGCTCCAGCAAAAGGGCGCGTTCCGCGCGCGCGACCATCTCCATCCGCCTTACTTTGTCCCGAGCTCGCTGCCGATCAGCCAACTGCTCAAGGATCTCCAGCGGAGGAGAATCGCGATCGCCATGGTCGTCAACGAGTTCGGCGAGATCGAAGGGCTGGTGACGCTGGAGGATCTGCTGGAAGAGATCGTCGGCGAGATCCGCGACGAGTACGACCGCGAAGAGCGCGGGCCGGTCGAGCGCCTGCCCGACGGCTCGATGGTGATCCAGGGCTCGGCCCAGCTCAAGGACTTGAAGGCGGACTACGGGCTGCCGTTTGAAGAGTCGCCGGATTATCTCACCATCGCCGGCTTCGTGCTGGCGAAGCTGAAGCGCATCCCGCGCGGCGGCGAGGTCGTCGAGCACGACGGCTACCGGCTGACGATCGTCGATATGGAAGGCCGGCGCGTGGTCAAAGTGAAGCTGGAGACGACCGAAAAGAAACCGGAGGCGCAACAAAAAAGACCGTAGGGGGCTTCAAGAAAGCATTCTTTGCGTTCTTGGCTCAGCCAGGAAGATGGCTGATCAGCCTTAGGCTGAGAGGTTGCGAAAAAATTAGTTCATGGTTCGACAAGCTCACCACGAACGGGATAGCTTAGACGGAAATTCAAGCACTTATCCGTTCGTCCTGAGCTCGTCGAAGGGCGGTCGGCAATTTTTTCACACACTCTGAGTCTTCGCTGGCGCGACCCTCACCCCTTCCCTCTCCCGCAAGCGGGAGAGGGCGAGGGAGAGGGCATCTTGCGAAGAGGCGCAAAGCGCGCCAAGAGTGATAATCCCGGCTAGCGTTTCACGCCTAGCTTTTTGCGAATTTCCGGCAATGCCTGCTCCGCGGCTTCGGCGCCGAGATTTAAAAGCTCTTTCTTTCGGCTGAAATCGAGCAGACCGGCCTCCGTCACTTTGGGCCGGATGACCACGTCGGCCTGTTTCAATTTTGCCTCCGCGTTTTGTCTCGCCGCCAGATAAAAACTCTGGGCCACGTTCTCGAAAAGGTTGATCACCTGCGCCGTCTTCGGTCCGGCGCCGAGATCCACCGCGATGACCACGTCGGCGCCCATCTTGCGCGCGACGTCCACCGGTAAATTATTCAGCACGCCGCCGTCCACGAGCATTTTTCCCTGATAGCTCACCGGAACGAAAATTCCCGGAATCGCGCTCGACGCGCGCACCGCGCGCGCGATCGAGCCTGACGTCAAGACGACGATCTCGCCGTTCTGGATGTCGGTCGCGACCGCCGCGAAAGGCGGCCTCAACTGGTCGATCTCCTTCGCGCCGAGCCGCTTGGAAAGGAAATCCTCCAGACGCTCGCCGCGGGCGAATCCCTGCGTCGGATTGATAAAGTTGTAATCGAAGACGTCGCGCTCTTCGAGACTGAGAACGATTCTTTCCAACTCCGCAGCGCTCTTTTTGTCCGCGTAGATCGCGCCGATGAGACTGCCCGTGTTTGCGCCGACGACGAGGTCGATCTGAATTTTCGACTTCTCGAGCGCGCGGATCACTCCGACGTGGGCGAAGCCGCGCGCCCCGCCGCCGCCGAGCACGAGCCCGACTTTGGGCCGCCGGTCGCCCCACGGCATGAGCTTCGCGACCGACCCGGACCCGCAGGCGGAGAGAAAAAAGATCAAAGACGCAAGGACAAGAGCGCGCCGCATGATAAGCGTCACTGTAACAGCATTCGATTTATAGTCGCAACGAGGAAGGTGATGAGCAACGCCTCAAGGAAAGTCTATATGACCGCAAGAAACGTTTTCCGGCCAAAGGAGCTCTCTGTGAGAACTCACGACGGCCCGGAGAGTTGTTACGACGATTACGGCGGCGATGAGCAGAGCGAAAAGCGAATCGAAAATGGAACTTCCGGAGGCGAATACCAAAATTCCGGCGACTACGGGAAGGAGAGAAACCAAAGTATCGCCGAGATTGTGAACGTACGCCAGACGAATCGCCGGGTCTTCCTCGCTTGGTACTCGCAGCACTTGAGCAACGCCCCAGTTCGCCGCGGCGCCGATCAAGCCCGCCACGACCGGCACAGCTCCGAAGACTTCCACCGGGTGGGACAAACGCTCGACGACACGTATAATAAGGAAGGCGGAGATCGCCAAAAGTCCGACCGAGTTGAAAAGATTCGCATAGCGCAGCAGCCTCCCGGATAGGCCGGTTCTGAGACTATAAGCCAAGACGAGAAGCACGAGCGCGATCTCGTCCGATAGATTATGGACGCCGTCCATGATCAAGCTGAAACTGTTGGCGCCAATCCCGGCCGCGATCTCTACGACAAGAACGGCTGTGTTTAGCTCCAAGGCGCGAACGAGCGGCGGACGGCGGTGTGCCACAGATCAGCCCCGTGGAGATTCGAATAACTCACGCACGATTTCTTTGACCGCGTCCATCGAGGCCTGACCGACGTTCGTCGCGCTCGGCGTCGGGACGGCGCGTTGATAGCGCGTCTCCCAGAGCACCGCGCCGTCGGCGATGCGCACCAGCTTGAAATCGGCGACGACGCTGACGAACTGCTTCGAGTCCACATTCCAGCGCAGAATCTCCGCGAGGAAAAGCGCGCCGGTGAGTTTTGCCTGGCGCGCGGCGCCGACCGCAGCGTCGGTGGAAAAGGAAAAAGTCGCCATTCGCTTGTCGGTCTGCTCGGGCATGGAAATTTTAAATTCCCTCTGCGCCAACTGTTTTTGAAGCGCTTCGCGCAGCAGGTCCATCACGGTCTCCCGCGCCTCGGGGGAGTTTTTTCCCGCCATCTCGGCCAGCGACCGCAGCGGATTGGTTGACGGCAAAGTCAAATTGAGATTCGTGCTGTTTCTCGGCTTCGGCAGCCACAAGGGCGATTCCTTGATGTCCGCCGGAAAGGGCCTGGGCGCGTTAGCGGCGCAGCCCGTCACAACCAGCGTCACGCAAAACAGGGCTGCGGCAGCGGCGGCCGGCTTTGCCGGGACCAGCCGCAGCAGACGCGACAAAAATATCATCGCGCAGCCGACGGCGACGTCGGTCGGACCCAAGGGAGTATCCATCCTGACGGAAAGATAAAAGCCGAAAACAGCCATCAGCACGCCGCACCCGGAGGAGAGACAAAGAAACGAAACCATTCCCCTGACCAAAGGTTTCGCCGCAAGC comes from the Candidatus Binatia bacterium genome and includes:
- a CDS encoding M24 family metallopeptidase — its product is MIRASAMAEMYPYPRFSLAERDRRWKAVRELMARQGIDVIVTPNNSGNSTDFQADSRYLTHCGGGGDADVAAVFPLDGEVTAIATSAKLRWLTVQEWTRDVREANRRYGKVVVERLKELKLGNRRIGITGLGEVDGTRTPEGTVLYRVWKQIREAFPDAELVDATPILNHVRYVKSPEEIDALNKSMEIIELAYEAEAEAARPGVKDWDVWAATMYALMLNGSEFPVHYNWVSGKNPPRTLTRPSLRVLERGDIIMNELEASWIGYRAQGVQPVFVAEVDPVYRELIKVQRVVFNRVCAGMRPGTTAGELGEITRRAGEEAAPNSGLAAGATAALTMHGRGAGDDGPIVIHSTSSPRQLGVRLLENMVFICKPSVTTTDGTYRLTWGDTVVVTESGARRLGKRQHDIVIA
- a CDS encoding UPF0758 domain-containing protein, whose product is MTRNLALSSASEPSVQKEQTWHHPGGKLVELGPHTLKQDELLAIVIGSGVAGRSALVIANSVLDEYVGLYGIHRTATIDDLAKIAGLGRKKASRILAAIELGRRLRKRTKLPQAPAQTESNLFASTQPMGQSEIPPQETTDADLLAEIIGSGIRGRSPRVIAESLLAKFGSFLGLFGQDMGKFLSIKGLNSVKVIRITAAMEIAKRISHAIS
- a CDS encoding TIGR04255 family protein, whose protein sequence is MAPQMAEQIRYEKPPLIEAVCEFRFVKIGVQAVLIPGRYYERVRTEYPEIEVKRGFGLQAGGPEVEMVTEERTVFRNPIANRLVQIGHGMLAINQLRPYIDYATFRHEVEARLNDYKAVAQPKGLAKLGLRYINRLPVSDDQNLSAVLDVGFKIPAAVSTNPDPYLLRLEFPYHKARERLILIVAKAAEHREKSSVMLDLDYVLTKPEEIQETDPVKWMDTAHDTIESVFHACVTKKAVASFKPIGPQRGRL
- a CDS encoding ATP-dependent RecD-like DNA helicase, which codes for MAETLRDRSLLQGTITRITYQDAQAPYTVARLQVDGVEQVTVVGGIYPVSEGEEIKVSGSWKTHPRYGLQFQAERWEKIEPATLEGIEKYLGSGLIKGIGPTYARRLVSAFGLDTLKVLSEEPERVREVSGIGRMRARKIVQAWQDQRGMQDVMVFLQGHGVGSALSLRIYRAFGAETVARVKENPYCLAEEVYGVGFILADRIAATLGISGAFPLRVQAGLLHVARKFSDDGHCYVPLTPFKANAAALLGIDEDAVEPAIGRLAAEGKLVLEKGGDDGETRVYPRELYDAERRVAAALRRLLATPTGLSNKALKGRGDLTLQLAGSSSVLLEPEQREAISQALKQKVLVITGGPGTGKTTLLIALLKILQRSEISFALAAPTGRAAKRMAELSGEEARTIHRLLEFNPHEGGFQRGEDNPIDADVIIIDEASMLDLPLMDHLLQAISPASHLILIGDVDQLPSVGPGSVLRDLIGSKAVPVVVLRRIFRQAGESLIVQNAHRILHGEPLMLEPERGKRDFVFVPREREEEALEVIQELVKERIPRRLGAQDVQLLTPMHRGLLGTVHLNRELQRLLNPDGKSIERAGMHFRAGDRVMQLRNNYDKGIFNGDLGKIVTLDAEEGELAVDFDGRVVSYDLEDLDEISLAYATSIHKSQGSEYPAVVIALHTSHFPMLHRSILYTAVTRGKELVVLVGSKRALAMAIKNVRIEQRCTGLKERLKGYA
- a CDS encoding hemolysin family protein translates to MFIEGFWFEVALIFFLILGNGFFAASEIAIIATRKTRIDTLLEKGARSAIAVARLKNDPDRFLATVQIGCVIMGTLASAIGGAVAIEFLKPSIQTLPFTLAEKWAESIAIVVVTLPIAYFSLILGELVPKSLALRHPERIAFLVARPIDFFSRLTSFFVRILTASSNAVLRIFGGTEAGGTAFISEEEVKSLIREGAARGIFDETEKQLIHSVFEFVDTPVKAVMIPRTEIHAIEVNATSEEVLKSFVESGFSRIPVYEGELDRVVGILYYKDVLRALQQKGAFRARDHLHPPYFVPSSLPISQLLKDLQRRRIAIAMVVNEFGEIEGLVTLEDLLEEIVGEIRDEYDREERGPVERLPDGSMVIQGSAQLKDLKADYGLPFEESPDYLTIAGFVLAKLKRIPRGGEVVEHDGYRLTIVDMEGRRVVKVKLETTEKKPEAQQKRP
- a CDS encoding patatin-like phospholipase family protein, which produces MRRALVLASLIFFLSACGSGSVAKLMPWGDRRPKVGLVLGGGGARGFAHVGVIRALEKSKIQIDLVVGANTGSLIGAIYADKKSAAELERIVLSLEERDVFDYNFINPTQGFARGERLEDFLSKRLGAKEIDQLRPPFAAVATDIQNGEIVVLTSGSIARAVRASSAIPGIFVPVSYQGKMLVDGGVLNNLPVDVARKMGADVVIAVDLGAGPKTAQVINLFENVAQSFYLAARQNAEAKLKQADVVIRPKVTEAGLLDFSRKKELLNLGAEAAEQALPEIRKKLGVKR
- a CDS encoding cation transporter, which encodes MAHRRPPLVRALELNTAVLVVEIAAGIGANSFSLIMDGVHNLSDEIALVLLVLAYSLRTGLSGRLLRYANLFNSVGLLAISAFLIIRVVERLSHPVEVFGAVPVVAGLIGAAANWGVAQVLRVPSEEDPAIRLAYVHNLGDTLVSLLPVVAGILVFASGSSIFDSLFALLIAAVIVVTTLRAVVSSHRELLWPENVSCGHIDFP
- a CDS encoding metal ABC transporter permease — translated: MDILLQIFSPSYLLFPALLGSAILGLVCPLVGAYLILRRTIFLGLTLPQVAGAGVAFAFWLSQSSFLPFTMSERVLGMAGSLLFTFAALLVLAYLERKGKGTTEGRLAATYALAGSLIILFIVFNPAGEMEILSLLKGEVISLSKSELKLLIGVFGFILAGMLLFRRDFLLSSFDRDLAFLLNQGNTRWDFLFYLFAGLTIGVGVIMAGPLLIFGFLVLPALAAKPLVRGMVSFLCLSSGCGVLMAVFGFYLSVRMDTPLGPTDVAVGCAMIFLSRLLRLVPAKPAAAAAALFCVTLVVTGCAANAPRPFPADIKESPLWLPKPRNSTNLNLTLPSTNPLRSLAEMAGKNSPEARETVMDLLREALQKQLAQREFKISMPEQTDKRMATFSFSTDAAVGAARQAKLTGALFLAEILRWNVDSKQFVSVVADFKLVRIADGAVLWETRYQRAVPTPSATNVGQASMDAVKEIVRELFESPRG